A single window of Micrococcaceae bacterium Sec5.1 DNA harbors:
- a CDS encoding GntR family transcriptional regulator, translating into MPSTLSRSQIALDHIQKLISASEPGDRLPSEAELATRIGVSRVTVREALNRLWHEGAVVRRWGAGTFVADRRDDEDQPIFRSIYVDINTVGSLPEEISKRGRKPTLAAFSATQTTAPSWIKREAGFSGDVWRVSRCIAIDSVPALLLEDFLPLHIAGNAVDPQRLSDLRMDITTFLRQAGVRVVKHEANLDAVLADKETGSALHVPEGSPLLRAKQRAISESGETITCTEARYRSEIIGHVLIRTVGE; encoded by the coding sequence ATGCCTTCAACGCTGAGCCGCTCCCAAATAGCCCTGGATCACATACAAAAATTGATCTCAGCGAGCGAACCCGGGGACCGGCTGCCCAGTGAAGCAGAACTGGCGACCCGGATCGGAGTCAGCCGGGTAACTGTTCGCGAGGCCTTGAACCGCTTGTGGCATGAAGGGGCAGTTGTGCGGCGCTGGGGGGCTGGAACCTTTGTTGCCGATCGGCGTGACGACGAGGACCAACCGATTTTCCGTTCGATTTACGTGGACATCAATACTGTTGGGTCACTGCCGGAAGAGATCAGCAAACGCGGACGCAAACCCACCCTGGCAGCGTTCTCCGCTACGCAGACCACAGCGCCTTCCTGGATCAAACGGGAAGCGGGCTTCTCGGGTGATGTGTGGCGTGTCAGCAGGTGTATCGCCATAGACAGTGTCCCCGCCCTGCTCCTTGAGGACTTCCTTCCACTTCACATAGCGGGAAACGCCGTGGACCCTCAGCGCCTCTCCGACCTGAGAATGGACATCACTACGTTCCTGCGCCAAGCGGGAGTGCGTGTGGTGAAGCATGAAGCGAATCTCGACGCCGTGCTAGCTGATAAGGAGACCGGAAGCGCTCTCCACGTTCCCGAAGGCAGCCCGCTCCTGCGGGCCAAACAACGGGCAATTTCCGAGTCGGGCGAAACCATTACGTGCACAGAAGCCCGCTACCGCAGCGAAATCATCGGACACGTCCTCATCCGCACTGTGGGCGAATAG
- a CDS encoding sulfatase-like hydrolase/transferase, producing the protein MSKPEHLIEGIPMNTRTIVLFMVDQLGAKWLETARSGVVDLPNFNALLAESTDFTNAFSTNPVCSPSRANIATGLSASGHGVPECGYDLDPDVPTFMQALQKSGWTTGGFGKLHFKTQIEQICPDYRPYGFDVVHNTEDTRAGEWLDWVQREHPENHEAAKSTVWMTMVPEMRAYGPEAVDLRAEILEAQRKYPESTQEAYELPFPAEVSQTAWITDRACEFLQTSEGNLFAQISYIQPHNPFAPPAEYVDRVDLTAIPSPLKAEWEQDRIPYYRQERYAQASYDTADWKRQRQLYFADIAHLDHELGRVREALKTSGRLDNTLFIFTSDHGELLHDHGLLGKWERHYDACIRVPLIISGPGLEAGAKDQLVEHSDIAATIYHWAGIPEPSLPCRRQGREETMPMLHGRSLLPLMEGKIPHDWRPELFIQSNNNHVEASPKCWARTIRTNRYRFTRHLSGGGEQLFDLVSDPHEQTNLAYKNEWQDVRAALLERLSELSATESYPNSPRQLFQIGAW; encoded by the coding sequence ATGAGCAAACCCGAGCATCTAATTGAGGGCATACCGATGAACACCCGCACCATTGTCCTGTTCATGGTGGACCAGCTCGGCGCAAAATGGCTCGAAACTGCCCGGAGTGGAGTTGTAGACCTACCCAACTTCAACGCCCTGCTGGCAGAATCGACCGACTTTACCAACGCATTCAGTACAAACCCCGTCTGCAGTCCTTCGCGCGCAAACATCGCTACCGGACTGTCCGCCTCGGGTCATGGTGTTCCCGAATGTGGCTATGACCTGGACCCTGACGTGCCGACGTTCATGCAGGCTCTGCAGAAGTCAGGTTGGACGACCGGAGGATTCGGCAAACTCCATTTCAAGACGCAGATCGAACAGATCTGCCCCGATTACCGGCCCTACGGATTCGACGTTGTGCACAACACGGAAGATACCAGGGCAGGGGAGTGGCTTGATTGGGTTCAACGTGAGCACCCGGAAAACCATGAAGCGGCTAAATCCACGGTTTGGATGACGATGGTTCCGGAGATGCGGGCTTATGGACCCGAAGCTGTTGATCTTCGAGCCGAAATCCTTGAGGCACAGCGGAAATATCCGGAATCGACGCAGGAAGCTTATGAACTTCCTTTCCCTGCAGAGGTTTCCCAAACTGCATGGATCACAGACCGCGCCTGCGAGTTCCTCCAAACTTCGGAGGGCAATCTGTTTGCGCAAATTAGCTACATCCAGCCCCATAACCCGTTTGCGCCGCCTGCTGAATATGTAGATCGTGTGGATCTGACTGCCATTCCTTCTCCCCTTAAGGCGGAATGGGAGCAGGACCGGATTCCTTATTACCGTCAGGAGCGGTACGCCCAGGCGAGCTATGACACTGCCGACTGGAAACGCCAGCGACAGCTGTACTTCGCCGACATCGCCCATTTGGACCACGAACTGGGAAGGGTGCGCGAGGCCTTGAAGACTTCCGGGCGCCTCGACAATACGCTGTTTATCTTTACCTCAGATCACGGGGAGCTCCTGCACGATCATGGTCTCTTAGGGAAGTGGGAGCGCCACTATGATGCCTGCATTCGTGTTCCACTCATCATCTCGGGTCCTGGCCTGGAGGCAGGAGCAAAGGACCAGCTCGTAGAGCATTCAGACATCGCCGCCACGATCTACCACTGGGCAGGGATTCCGGAGCCGTCCCTTCCTTGCCGCCGGCAGGGCAGGGAAGAGACCATGCCCATGCTGCACGGAAGGTCGCTCCTGCCACTGATGGAAGGCAAGATCCCTCATGATTGGCGGCCTGAGCTGTTCATTCAGTCGAACAACAATCATGTGGAGGCCAGTCCCAAATGTTGGGCAAGGACCATCCGTACCAACCGGTACCGCTTCACGCGGCACCTCAGTGGTGGAGGTGAGCAGCTCTTCGATTTGGTGTCCGATCCCCACGAGCAGACCAATCTTGCCTACAAGAACGAATGGCAGGATGTACGAGCTGCGCTGCTGGAACGCCTTTCGGAATTGTCGGCGACCGAGTCCTACCCGAACTCGCCGCGGCAGCTCTTTCAGATCGGAGCGTGGTGA
- a CDS encoding MFS transporter, with product MLRATTAVQAPPRPMGKVTAATIVGNTIEFYDFNVYGTLTALVFGRLFFSAQDPVLGTFMAFATFGVGFLARPLGGVVFGHFGDKFGRKPVLVASLLTMGLATALMGFLPTLAAAGILAPILLITLRFIQGFGLGGEWGGAITLMMETAPQKKRGIFGAAVQTGSGLGIILATATVTALATLLTPQQMFDWGWRIPLLFSFVLVIAGLIIRSKIDESPEFKQLEKSAKVVKAPLWETLRHHYKMVLVAIGMYIAVAAFGFTQGVFFVSYLLNTVHVSQATATTANLIAAVTYLLATLLGGWLSDKLTRTRAYVIGACLLIPAPFIMFAAGSTGSVPVIFTAMALVGALGGVAYGAQAALFFELFPARIRYTGISLGFQFAAVLGGGLTPLLGASLAQSTGSTLPVSIYIAGLAVLMIICTLVAPRILRAQQQSDADEQTRASN from the coding sequence GTGTTACGCGCAACCACAGCAGTTCAAGCCCCGCCACGACCGATGGGCAAGGTGACAGCCGCCACCATCGTTGGAAACACCATCGAGTTTTACGACTTCAACGTTTACGGAACCCTGACAGCCTTGGTCTTCGGCCGCTTGTTTTTCTCGGCCCAGGATCCTGTGCTTGGGACCTTCATGGCTTTTGCGACCTTCGGCGTCGGCTTCTTGGCCCGGCCGCTTGGCGGAGTTGTCTTTGGGCACTTCGGCGACAAGTTCGGCCGGAAGCCTGTCCTGGTAGCGAGCCTGCTCACCATGGGACTGGCCACGGCCCTCATGGGCTTCCTCCCCACACTTGCCGCCGCAGGAATCCTTGCGCCCATCCTTCTCATTACCCTGCGCTTCATACAGGGTTTCGGCTTGGGTGGTGAATGGGGTGGTGCCATCACTTTGATGATGGAAACCGCACCTCAGAAGAAGCGCGGCATCTTCGGTGCTGCAGTTCAAACCGGCAGCGGGCTTGGGATTATCCTGGCAACGGCCACCGTAACGGCCTTGGCAACACTTCTCACCCCGCAGCAGATGTTCGATTGGGGATGGCGCATACCGCTTTTGTTCAGCTTCGTGCTGGTCATCGCAGGGCTGATCATTCGGTCGAAGATCGATGAATCCCCGGAGTTCAAGCAGCTCGAGAAGAGTGCCAAGGTTGTGAAGGCACCGCTCTGGGAAACTTTGCGCCACCACTACAAGATGGTGTTGGTAGCCATCGGCATGTACATCGCCGTGGCTGCTTTCGGATTCACCCAGGGCGTGTTCTTCGTTTCCTATCTTTTGAACACGGTGCACGTCTCGCAAGCGACTGCCACCACTGCAAACCTTATCGCTGCCGTCACGTACCTCCTCGCAACGCTTCTTGGCGGCTGGCTCTCTGACAAGCTGACCCGAACCCGTGCCTACGTCATCGGCGCGTGTCTGCTGATCCCGGCGCCTTTCATCATGTTCGCTGCAGGATCAACCGGTTCGGTACCCGTCATCTTCACAGCGATGGCATTGGTTGGCGCTCTGGGCGGCGTCGCCTACGGCGCCCAAGCCGCACTGTTCTTCGAGCTGTTCCCGGCACGCATCAGGTACACGGGCATCTCGCTGGGTTTCCAGTTCGCAGCCGTCCTGGGTGGAGGCCTCACACCGCTGCTGGGCGCATCCCTGGCCCAAAGCACGGGAAGCACCCTCCCGGTTTCGATCTACATCGCAGGGCTTGCTGTGCTCATGATCATTTGCACCCTGGTGGCGCCGCGCATTCTGCGAGCCCAGCAGCAGTCAGATGCCGATGAGCAAACCCGAGCATCTAATTGA
- a CDS encoding phosphatase PAP2 family protein produces MPIPDRPSSNIPEEPGDMSGLLHDKLTIPERHVAPRSQKVLYVIAVILAVVGVGSFFLILAEVKQKIDLATVDETVSTWFVSQRSPTATTVMAVLATIFGPIVMPIIVAAVTGIWILRARKLWRPLLLAGAMLTGVILAQVITRLVERPRPPMDLMVLGADSTYSFPSGHVLGASDFLLVGAFLVFSRRRRIGAVIAGFSAAVAGIATQAISRLYLGYHWLTDVLASVSLSLIVLAAVIALDTWRTTKALPGPEEMAAKKRG; encoded by the coding sequence ATGCCCATCCCGGACCGACCGTCGTCGAACATTCCCGAAGAACCTGGAGACATGTCCGGGCTACTTCACGACAAGCTCACTATCCCGGAACGGCACGTTGCACCGCGGAGCCAGAAGGTCCTCTACGTCATCGCGGTGATCCTTGCGGTGGTCGGCGTCGGATCGTTCTTCCTCATCCTCGCCGAAGTAAAGCAAAAAATTGATCTGGCCACCGTGGATGAAACAGTCAGCACGTGGTTCGTGAGCCAACGCTCACCGACGGCGACCACGGTCATGGCTGTCCTCGCCACGATTTTTGGCCCTATCGTGATGCCGATCATCGTCGCTGCCGTGACCGGGATCTGGATACTCAGGGCGCGAAAGCTCTGGCGGCCCCTCTTGTTGGCCGGGGCCATGCTGACCGGCGTGATCCTCGCCCAAGTCATTACGCGCTTGGTCGAACGGCCAAGACCGCCCATGGATCTCATGGTGCTCGGCGCTGACAGCACCTACTCTTTTCCGTCGGGCCACGTACTCGGCGCCTCCGACTTCCTTCTCGTGGGAGCGTTCCTCGTCTTTTCCCGCCGCCGCAGGATAGGTGCTGTTATTGCGGGCTTCAGTGCCGCCGTCGCAGGGATCGCCACCCAAGCGATCAGCAGGCTCTACCTCGGCTACCACTGGCTCACGGATGTCCTCGCCTCTGTCTCGCTGTCACTCATAGTGCTGGCCGCAGTGATTGCCTTGGACACCTGGCGCACCACCAAGGCACTGCCCGGGCCTGAAGAGATGGCTGCCAAAAAGCGCGGCTGA
- a CDS encoding permease prefix domain 1-containing protein codes for MSAENGAGTEGGAIDAYLDELFIAARDGDPAAGRRLLAETEAHLRECAARLRGQGMSPEDAEREAVHRFGPVSTVTPVLRPSLHDVARLPLRAFLRPVVGLAAVGAIAVGVSGAISELFGRIWGAGFVAGDLPGVAYTAARCAVLQAPYPGLDCAQAAAEHHWGEVVEYRVVLGVLGLVLLLVWRLLPREAVLPAGLAPALAAAAFLLAAAATGVQALNAAVQGWQGTGAWLSAVVVALPLAGVFAVAALRRMRMKPSS; via the coding sequence GTGAGCGCGGAGAACGGCGCCGGGACTGAAGGCGGGGCCATCGACGCTTACCTCGACGAGCTCTTCATCGCAGCGCGGGACGGTGATCCCGCCGCTGGGCGCCGGCTCCTCGCCGAGACCGAGGCGCATTTGCGCGAATGCGCCGCCCGGCTCCGCGGGCAGGGCATGAGCCCGGAGGACGCCGAGCGCGAAGCTGTCCACCGCTTCGGCCCGGTCAGCACTGTGACGCCAGTCCTGCGCCCGTCACTTCACGACGTCGCCCGGCTGCCTTTGCGCGCGTTCCTGCGGCCCGTGGTTGGCCTCGCGGCCGTTGGCGCAATCGCCGTCGGGGTAAGCGGCGCCATATCGGAGCTGTTCGGCCGGATCTGGGGTGCGGGCTTCGTAGCCGGCGACCTGCCCGGTGTCGCCTACACGGCCGCCAGATGCGCGGTCCTGCAGGCCCCTTACCCCGGGCTCGACTGCGCCCAGGCCGCCGCCGAGCACCACTGGGGCGAGGTCGTCGAATACCGCGTAGTCCTCGGGGTGCTGGGCCTTGTCCTCCTCCTCGTATGGCGACTCCTGCCCCGCGAAGCCGTACTCCCGGCAGGCCTCGCGCCGGCGCTCGCGGCCGCGGCCTTCCTGCTCGCCGCCGCGGCGACCGGCGTCCAAGCCCTCAACGCCGCCGTCCAAGGCTGGCAGGGCACAGGCGCGTGGCTGAGCGCCGTCGTCGTCGCCCTGCCGCTCGCCGGGGTGTTCGCGGTAGCCGCCCTGCGCAGGATGCGCATGAAGCCCAGTTCATAA
- a CDS encoding PadR family transcriptional regulator, whose translation MNGQLDLLLLSSLGAGEAHGYALIARIHERSGARIELQEGSVYPALHKLEAARCVASRWADDPGGRRRVYALTEAGHAELARRVEEWKGFSAAVRGVLGAAS comes from the coding sequence GTGAACGGACAGCTTGACCTTCTTCTGCTCAGCTCGCTCGGTGCGGGCGAGGCACACGGCTACGCGCTGATCGCACGCATTCACGAGCGCAGCGGCGCGCGGATCGAGCTCCAGGAGGGCTCGGTCTATCCCGCGCTGCACAAGCTCGAGGCGGCGAGGTGCGTCGCGAGCCGCTGGGCGGATGACCCCGGCGGTCGCCGGCGCGTCTATGCGCTCACCGAGGCCGGGCACGCCGAGCTGGCCCGCAGGGTGGAGGAATGGAAAGGCTTCTCCGCGGCGGTCCGCGGTGTTCTTGGAGCGGCGTCGTGA
- a CDS encoding RNA polymerase sigma factor, with the protein MSLQTMGERVDLEREQRFLAAHTAAHDRIYRYFRRRTDGAATAEDLCAEVFRIVWEKSGHGDDLSAVVLFGVAKNVLRNHDRSVSRSAGLIGALRLERTDGTPAEGSAVLDAIELLAPKEREVLLLTYWDGLTAVEVSQLLNISATAVRMRLHRARKELGRILQMETVSEGAPE; encoded by the coding sequence ATGAGCTTGCAAACGATGGGGGAACGCGTGGATCTGGAGAGGGAACAACGGTTCCTGGCCGCTCACACGGCCGCCCACGACCGTATCTACCGCTATTTCCGACGCCGGACGGACGGCGCCGCCACTGCGGAAGATCTGTGCGCCGAGGTTTTCAGGATTGTCTGGGAGAAGTCAGGACACGGCGATGACCTCTCGGCGGTCGTTCTTTTCGGGGTAGCCAAGAACGTCCTCCGAAACCATGACAGGTCCGTTTCCCGCTCTGCTGGACTCATTGGAGCTTTGCGGTTGGAGCGCACTGATGGAACACCTGCTGAGGGATCCGCCGTCCTGGATGCAATCGAGCTGCTTGCCCCGAAGGAGCGGGAGGTCTTACTGCTGACGTACTGGGACGGACTGACCGCCGTCGAAGTGTCCCAGCTCCTCAATATCTCGGCAACTGCCGTGCGGATGCGCCTGCACCGGGCTCGGAAAGAACTGGGCCGGATACTTCAAATGGAAACAGTGTCAGAAGGAGCACCGGAATGA
- a CDS encoding LysM peptidoglycan-binding domain-containing protein, with protein MSHDHSAFDLLSAADPALTITDEELSRSRQRSLSFVNSEATHIAIGGSIHDFHRMPAKRHWGRFAVAGLAAAAVAVSVLVGSTLASRPDNTAAVPTAEAVTPTATPTGSGKSSLSGPTITDSFGNVDYYTTVPGDTTAAVAAYFHITEKKLAEFNGIQPGSELAPNTTLRLIPAPGPMNGAKGTATVDANGIPTSYTIEPGDTLDGITYRFGITEEQLAEANKVPFVYEKGNVYFVRAGNHIQLQKNPVDSRSGRGTSINNSFGQTIYYTSVDGDSFDSLGYKFRCTTDQLLRWNTTLTTDRPIPGGTRVRLMPGEAIIEGAHGTFTTDAEGVPLTYTTAPGDTERQIAFRFGVPEIADLESANRPLTGTDRVWYAFSDLPSGELAPGQTISLNLTKPIHK; from the coding sequence ATGAGTCACGACCACTCTGCTTTCGACCTACTCTCGGCCGCCGATCCTGCACTCACAATCACCGACGAGGAACTGAGCCGCAGCCGTCAACGATCCCTGTCGTTCGTCAATTCAGAGGCCACTCATATCGCGATCGGCGGATCCATCCATGACTTCCACCGGATGCCTGCCAAACGTCACTGGGGGCGCTTCGCAGTCGCCGGGCTTGCCGCAGCAGCAGTCGCAGTGAGTGTACTGGTCGGTTCGACCCTGGCGTCGCGTCCGGACAACACCGCTGCGGTCCCGACCGCGGAAGCGGTCACCCCGACGGCGACACCGACCGGTTCTGGAAAATCCTCCCTGTCGGGACCCACTATTACCGATTCCTTCGGCAACGTCGATTACTACACCACAGTCCCCGGTGACACGACAGCGGCAGTGGCTGCATACTTCCACATCACCGAGAAGAAACTCGCTGAATTCAATGGGATTCAGCCAGGCAGCGAACTGGCACCCAACACCACGCTTCGACTAATCCCCGCTCCAGGTCCCATGAACGGGGCTAAAGGGACGGCTACCGTGGATGCGAACGGAATACCCACTAGTTACACAATCGAGCCCGGTGACACCCTCGACGGCATCACTTACCGGTTTGGAATCACAGAAGAACAGCTGGCCGAGGCGAACAAGGTCCCGTTCGTGTACGAGAAAGGCAATGTCTATTTTGTCCGCGCAGGGAACCACATCCAGCTCCAGAAAAACCCTGTGGATAGCAGATCCGGCCGAGGAACGAGCATCAACAATTCCTTCGGCCAAACCATTTACTACACCAGCGTCGACGGTGACTCTTTCGACAGCCTCGGCTACAAATTCCGGTGCACCACCGACCAGTTGCTCCGGTGGAACACAACCCTTACGACAGACCGGCCCATCCCCGGAGGGACCAGGGTAAGACTCATGCCCGGCGAAGCCATTATCGAGGGCGCCCATGGCACATTCACCACCGACGCCGAAGGCGTCCCCCTGACCTACACCACCGCTCCAGGGGATACTGAGCGGCAGATCGCTTTCCGCTTCGGCGTGCCTGAAATCGCGGATCTGGAATCGGCGAACCGCCCGCTCACCGGCACCGACCGTGTCTGGTACGCCTTCTCAGACCTGCCCTCCGGAGAGTTGGCCCCAGGCCAGACAATCAGCCTCAACCTGACCAAGCCCATCCACAAATGA
- a CDS encoding LacI family DNA-binding transcriptional regulator: MANGDRHSVNMVDVAREAGVSVSAVSRALAGGKGVSERTRLKIQQLSEQLGYVVSPEASKLAGGRTGRVGLITPMINEWFYSAVIAGVAAELTAAGIDVLLYPLDSSEDRRRFFEELPARRKVDAIINIAFPITEEEWERLDAMGVHAIVAGSITPGRPSVGIDEELAARHAVNHLLGLGHRRIAMISSVDPEGKQYSADVGRERGYRSALAAAGIDAHEELVVSVPWGLDGGSLGMDKILTLSRLPTAVFAFSDEVAYGALQSLRRSGLRVPQDMSIIGIDDHPMAETMDLTTVHQTPFEQGVLAGRLSLSLIKGESTDQQIVCPANLVVRRSTCPPSAHEKASPA, encoded by the coding sequence ATGGCCAATGGGGATCGACATTCAGTGAACATGGTGGACGTAGCCCGGGAGGCGGGCGTTTCGGTAAGCGCGGTCTCGCGCGCCCTGGCAGGGGGCAAAGGCGTGTCCGAACGCACCCGCCTCAAGATCCAGCAATTGTCCGAACAACTTGGCTACGTCGTCTCACCCGAAGCCTCGAAACTCGCCGGCGGGCGAACCGGACGCGTTGGGCTTATCACTCCCATGATCAACGAGTGGTTCTATTCGGCTGTCATCGCCGGCGTAGCTGCAGAACTAACGGCCGCCGGTATCGATGTGCTCCTCTACCCTCTCGATAGCTCCGAAGACAGGCGTCGGTTTTTCGAGGAACTCCCCGCGCGTCGAAAAGTAGATGCCATCATCAATATTGCTTTCCCCATCACAGAGGAGGAGTGGGAGCGTCTTGACGCCATGGGGGTTCACGCCATTGTGGCGGGAAGCATTACGCCTGGGCGTCCTTCGGTCGGGATCGATGAGGAGTTGGCGGCGCGACACGCCGTCAATCATCTGCTGGGGCTGGGACATCGGCGGATCGCGATGATCAGCAGTGTTGACCCGGAAGGCAAACAATACTCCGCCGACGTCGGCCGCGAGCGAGGATACCGGAGTGCACTCGCCGCGGCAGGTATTGACGCTCATGAGGAACTCGTGGTTTCCGTTCCATGGGGCCTTGATGGCGGCTCCCTGGGCATGGACAAAATTCTGACCCTGTCTCGCCTGCCCACCGCAGTATTTGCCTTTTCTGACGAGGTTGCCTACGGCGCTCTCCAAAGCCTGCGGCGATCTGGCCTTCGCGTCCCCCAGGATATGTCAATCATTGGGATCGACGACCACCCGATGGCAGAAACGATGGACCTCACAACCGTCCATCAAACACCGTTTGAGCAAGGCGTACTCGCCGGCCGTCTCTCGCTAAGCCTGATCAAAGGCGAGTCAACCGACCAGCAAATCGTCTGCCCGGCAAACCTGGTTGTTCGACGCTCAACTTGCCCCCCTTCTGCTCATGAGAAGGCTTCGCCGGCTTAG
- a CDS encoding glycoside hydrolase family 13 protein, translating to MHADVEEVSGADWWRQAAVYQIYPRSFSDSNGDGLGDVKGITAKVPYLKSLGIDAVWLSPFYPSALADGGYDVDDYRDVDPRLGSLADFDEMTVALHDAGIKLIVDIVPNHSSDRHEWFKEALAGSRGSAARNRYIFREGKGAEGELPPSDWESLFGGPAWERITEPDGTAGQWYMHLFAKEQPDFNWDNPEVREDFLKTLRFWADRGVDGFRIDVAHALAKDLTEPLPAKAELAAENETVDGTHPFWDRDEVHQIYAEWRALFNEYTPPRTAVAEAWVHADRRSRYASPEGLGQAFNFDLLQAAFDAGQFREIITRNLTESEITGAPSTWVFSNHDVVRHATRYGLPKGPGRNGPAQAWLMSGGNEPALDRELGLRRARAASLLMLALPGSAYLYQGEELGLHEVVEISDADRQDPTFFRNPGVDVGRDGCRVPLPWTTEGIAFGFGKATAHLPQPEWFSAYAVATQQDNPGSTLALYREALRLRGSLQTEEQLKWINHRNDAVLHFIRPNGWQSITNFGVQPVALPAGTVVVSSGPLMDRKLPADTTAWII from the coding sequence ATGCATGCCGACGTCGAGGAAGTGTCGGGTGCAGACTGGTGGCGGCAAGCCGCCGTGTACCAGATCTATCCGCGGAGCTTCTCTGATTCCAACGGTGACGGCCTGGGCGACGTCAAAGGCATTACGGCCAAGGTCCCGTATTTGAAGTCACTCGGGATTGACGCCGTTTGGTTGAGCCCCTTCTACCCGTCGGCTCTCGCAGACGGCGGCTACGACGTGGACGATTACCGCGACGTGGACCCCAGGCTGGGCAGCCTGGCGGACTTCGATGAGATGACCGTTGCGCTCCACGACGCGGGCATCAAGCTGATCGTGGACATCGTTCCCAACCACTCCTCTGACCGGCATGAGTGGTTCAAGGAAGCCCTCGCCGGATCCAGGGGCTCCGCCGCCCGGAACCGCTACATCTTCCGTGAAGGCAAGGGCGCGGAGGGCGAGTTGCCGCCGTCGGACTGGGAATCCCTTTTCGGCGGCCCGGCCTGGGAGCGCATTACCGAACCGGATGGCACTGCCGGGCAGTGGTACATGCATCTGTTCGCCAAGGAGCAGCCGGACTTCAACTGGGACAACCCGGAGGTGCGCGAGGACTTCCTCAAGACCTTGCGTTTCTGGGCCGATCGCGGCGTTGACGGTTTCCGCATCGATGTGGCGCATGCCTTGGCCAAGGATCTGACCGAACCGCTGCCGGCAAAGGCTGAACTGGCGGCCGAGAACGAGACCGTGGACGGTACGCACCCGTTCTGGGACCGGGACGAAGTCCACCAGATCTATGCAGAATGGCGGGCCCTGTTCAACGAGTACACCCCGCCGCGCACCGCCGTCGCCGAAGCCTGGGTGCATGCTGACCGACGCAGCCGTTATGCCAGCCCCGAGGGTCTGGGACAGGCATTCAATTTCGATCTTCTGCAGGCAGCTTTCGACGCCGGACAGTTCAGGGAGATCATCACCCGCAACCTGACCGAATCCGAGATCACCGGCGCGCCCTCCACCTGGGTGTTTTCCAACCACGACGTCGTCCGGCATGCCACCCGCTATGGGCTGCCCAAGGGTCCCGGGCGCAACGGACCCGCCCAGGCGTGGCTGATGTCCGGCGGCAACGAACCTGCCCTGGACCGTGAACTGGGCCTGCGACGGGCAAGGGCCGCATCCCTGCTGATGCTTGCCCTGCCAGGATCCGCGTACCTGTACCAGGGCGAGGAACTGGGCCTGCATGAAGTCGTCGAAATATCCGACGCCGACCGTCAGGATCCGACTTTCTTCCGCAACCCGGGCGTCGACGTCGGCCGTGACGGCTGCCGCGTCCCGCTGCCCTGGACCACCGAAGGCATCGCGTTCGGATTCGGTAAAGCCACGGCGCACCTGCCCCAGCCGGAATGGTTCAGCGCCTACGCCGTGGCAACCCAGCAGGACAACCCCGGATCCACGCTTGCCCTTTACCGTGAGGCCTTGCGGCTCCGGGGCAGCCTTCAGACCGAGGAACAACTCAAATGGATCAACCACCGAAATGATGCAGTGCTGCACTTCATCCGACCCAACGGCTGGCAGTCCATAACGAACTTCGGCGTTCAGCCCGTCGCCTTGCCGGCCGGCACCGTCGTCGTCAGCAGCGGTCCCCTTATGGATCGAAAGCTTCCCGCGGACACCACCGCGTGGATCATCTGA